One genomic window of Geodermatophilus sp. DSM 44513 includes the following:
- a CDS encoding L-ribulose-5-phosphate 4-epimerase, whose product MTTTEPRTERGTHRAQREHVAALHAELTRGGLVTWTAGNVSERVPGEDLFVIKGSGVRYDELTWEGITVCDLDGTAVDGVKRPSSDTDAHAYVYRHLPEVNGQVHTHSPYATAWAARAEPVPCVLTAMADEFGGPIPVGPFALIGDDSIGRGIVATLRGSRSPAVLMQNHGVFTIGPSATAAVKAAVMTEDVARTVHLSRQLGEPLPIAQADVDSLYARYQNVYGQ is encoded by the coding sequence ATGACCACCACCGAGCCGCGCACCGAGCGGGGCACCCACCGGGCGCAGCGCGAGCACGTCGCCGCCCTGCACGCCGAGCTCACCCGGGGCGGCCTGGTCACCTGGACCGCCGGCAACGTCTCCGAGCGGGTGCCCGGCGAGGACCTGTTCGTCATCAAGGGCAGCGGCGTCCGCTACGACGAGCTCACCTGGGAGGGCATCACCGTCTGCGACCTCGACGGCACCGCCGTCGACGGGGTGAAGCGGCCCTCCAGCGACACCGACGCGCACGCCTACGTCTACCGGCACCTGCCCGAGGTGAACGGCCAGGTGCACACGCACAGCCCCTACGCCACCGCCTGGGCGGCGCGGGCCGAGCCGGTCCCGTGCGTGCTCACCGCGATGGCCGACGAGTTCGGCGGCCCCATCCCGGTCGGCCCGTTCGCCCTCATCGGTGACGACTCCATCGGTCGCGGCATCGTGGCCACGCTGCGCGGTAGCCGCTCGCCGGCGGTGCTCATGCAGAACCACGGCGTCTTCACCATCGGCCCGTCGGCGACGGCGGCGGTCAAGGCCGCGGTGATGACCGAGGACGTCGCCCGCACCGTGCACCTGTCCCGCCAGCTCGGCGAGCCGCTGCCCATCGCGCAGGCCGATGTCGACTCCCTCTACGCCCGCTACCAGAACGTCTACGGACAGTGA
- the araA gene encoding L-arabinose isomerase: MRTDPFAGQEVWFLTGSQGLYGEETLRQVAEQSQRVAAALDGAAEVPLRVVWKPVLTDAAAIRRAIGEANEDPACAGVVTWMHTFSPAKMWIAGLGALQLPLLHLHTQADAALPWASIDMDFMNLNQAAHGDREYGFLLTRLRVPRTTVAGHVSDPRVRSRVGSWARAAVAAGAARSMRLARFGDNMREVAVTEGDKVEAEIRFGVSVNTWGVNDLVAAVDAVGEEAVDVLVEEYGDLYDWADDCRPGAPRHEAVRYQARVEAALRTFLEDLGATAFTTNFEDLGGLRQLPGLAVQRLMADGYGFGGEGDWKTAALLRVLKVAAAGLPGGTSFMEDYTYDLTGTPRILGAHMLEVCPTVAGDRPRVEVHPLSIGGREDPARLVFTAAPGEGVVVGWCDLGDRFRWVANEVDVVAPDEPLPNLPVARAVWQPRPDFATATEGWLTAGGPHHTVLSTAIGADELTDLAEVFSTELVLIDGATTRRSLAQELRWSAAYHRLAQRL; the protein is encoded by the coding sequence ATGCGCACGGACCCGTTCGCCGGGCAGGAGGTGTGGTTCCTGACCGGCAGCCAGGGGCTGTACGGCGAGGAGACCCTCCGGCAGGTCGCCGAGCAGTCGCAGCGGGTCGCCGCGGCCCTCGACGGGGCCGCCGAGGTGCCGCTGCGGGTGGTGTGGAAGCCGGTGCTCACCGACGCCGCCGCCATCCGCCGGGCGATCGGGGAGGCCAACGAGGACCCGGCCTGCGCCGGCGTCGTCACCTGGATGCACACCTTCTCCCCGGCGAAGATGTGGATCGCCGGCCTCGGCGCGCTGCAGCTGCCGCTGCTGCACCTGCACACCCAGGCCGACGCCGCCCTGCCGTGGGCGAGCATCGACATGGACTTCATGAACCTGAACCAGGCCGCCCACGGCGACCGCGAGTACGGCTTCCTGCTCACCCGGCTGCGCGTGCCGCGGACGACGGTCGCCGGCCACGTGTCCGACCCGCGGGTCCGTTCCCGGGTCGGGTCCTGGGCCCGCGCGGCGGTGGCGGCGGGCGCGGCGCGGTCGATGCGGCTGGCCCGCTTCGGCGACAACATGCGCGAGGTCGCGGTGACCGAGGGCGACAAGGTGGAGGCCGAGATCCGCTTCGGGGTGTCGGTGAACACCTGGGGCGTCAACGACCTGGTCGCCGCGGTCGACGCGGTGGGGGAGGAGGCCGTCGACGTCCTCGTCGAGGAGTACGGCGACCTCTACGACTGGGCCGACGACTGCCGGCCGGGCGCCCCGCGGCACGAGGCGGTGCGCTACCAGGCGCGCGTCGAGGCCGCGCTGCGGACCTTCCTGGAGGACCTCGGCGCCACCGCGTTCACCACGAACTTCGAGGACCTCGGCGGGCTGCGCCAGCTGCCGGGCCTCGCCGTCCAGCGGCTGATGGCCGACGGCTACGGCTTCGGCGGCGAGGGCGACTGGAAGACCGCGGCGCTGCTGCGGGTGTTGAAGGTGGCCGCGGCCGGGCTGCCCGGCGGCACCTCGTTCATGGAGGACTACACCTACGACCTCACCGGCACCCCGCGGATCCTGGGCGCGCACATGCTGGAGGTCTGCCCGACCGTCGCCGGCGACCGGCCGCGGGTCGAGGTGCACCCGCTGTCGATCGGCGGCCGCGAGGACCCGGCCCGGCTGGTGTTCACCGCGGCGCCGGGCGAGGGCGTCGTCGTCGGCTGGTGCGACCTGGGCGACCGGTTCCGCTGGGTGGCGAACGAGGTGGACGTGGTGGCCCCCGACGAGCCGCTGCCGAACCTGCCGGTGGCCCGCGCGGTGTGGCAGCCGCGGCCGGACTTCGCGACGGCGACCGAGGGCTGGCTGACCGCCGGCGGCCCGCACCACACGGTGCTGTCCACCGCGATCGGCGCCGACGAGCTCACCGACCTGGCCGAGGTGTTCTCGACCGAGCTGGTGCTCATCGACGGCGCCACCACCCGCCGCTCGCTGGCCCAGGAGCTGCGCTGGAGCGCCGCCTACCACCGCCTCGCCCAGCGCCTCTGA
- a CDS encoding arginine deiminase, producing the protein MSAPTAEPAVLGATSEVGPLRTVLLHRPGAELRRLTPRNNDQLLFDGVPWVRRAQEEHDAFAAELTARGIEVLHLDRLLAEVLDSPAARAELVVAAVDDPRLGATLRRTAAAHLADLAPADLARALVGGVAHDELPGARGLSWELMDRTDFVVRPLPNLLFTRDSSVWVGEEVAVTSLAMPARHRESTITAAVYAHHPRFAGAEQLYDASLEHLEGGDVLLLAPGVVAVGVGERTTPGGAERLARRVFARGLAHTVLVVPIAQQRATMHLDTIATMVDVDAMVMYPAVADSLVAWTVTADELPDDEDTTDLVVRGPAPFVTAAAAAMGIDRLRVIDTGLDPVTAEREQWDDGNNTLALAPRLAVAYERNTVTNAALEAAGIEVVRIAGSELGSGRGGPRCMSCPISRAPLQAPSSR; encoded by the coding sequence ATGAGCGCCCCCACCGCCGAGCCCGCCGTCCTGGGCGCGACCAGCGAGGTCGGCCCGCTGCGGACCGTGCTGCTGCACCGCCCCGGCGCCGAGCTGCGCCGGCTCACCCCGCGCAACAACGACCAGCTGCTCTTCGACGGCGTGCCCTGGGTGCGCCGGGCGCAGGAGGAGCACGACGCGTTCGCCGCCGAGCTGACCGCGCGCGGGATCGAGGTGCTCCACCTGGACCGGCTGCTCGCCGAGGTGCTCGACTCCCCCGCCGCCCGGGCCGAGCTGGTCGTCGCCGCGGTCGACGACCCCCGGCTGGGCGCCACCCTGCGGCGCACCGCCGCCGCGCACCTGGCCGACCTCGCCCCGGCCGACCTCGCCCGCGCGCTGGTCGGCGGGGTCGCGCACGACGAGCTGCCCGGCGCCCGCGGGCTGTCCTGGGAGCTGATGGACCGCACGGACTTCGTCGTCCGCCCGCTGCCCAACCTGCTGTTCACCCGCGACTCGTCGGTGTGGGTGGGCGAGGAGGTGGCGGTGACGTCGCTGGCGATGCCCGCGCGGCACCGGGAGAGCACCATCACCGCGGCCGTCTACGCCCACCACCCGCGCTTCGCCGGCGCCGAGCAGCTCTACGACGCCTCCCTGGAGCACCTGGAGGGTGGCGACGTGCTGCTGCTGGCGCCGGGCGTGGTGGCCGTCGGGGTGGGCGAGCGGACGACGCCCGGCGGCGCGGAGCGGCTGGCCCGGCGGGTGTTCGCCCGCGGTCTGGCGCACACGGTGCTCGTCGTCCCGATCGCCCAGCAGCGGGCGACCATGCACCTGGACACCATCGCCACGATGGTGGACGTCGACGCGATGGTCATGTACCCGGCGGTGGCCGACTCGCTGGTGGCCTGGACGGTCACCGCCGACGAGCTGCCGGACGACGAGGACACCACCGACCTGGTCGTCCGCGGGCCCGCCCCGTTCGTGACGGCCGCGGCCGCGGCGATGGGGATCGACCGGCTGCGGGTGATCGACACCGGCCTGGACCCGGTCACCGCCGAGCGCGAGCAGTGGGACGACGGCAACAACACCCTCGCGCTGGCGCCGCGGCTGGCGGTGGCCTACGAGCGCAACACCGTCACCAACGCCGCGCTGGAGGCCGCCGGCATCGAGGTGGTGCGCATCGCCGGCTCCGAGCTGGGCAGCGGCCGCGGCGGACCGCGGTGCATGTCCTGCCCGATCTCCCGCGCCCCCCTCCAGGCGCCATCATCGCGATGA
- a CDS encoding LacI family DNA-binding transcriptional regulator, which yields MSDVAARAGVSHQTVSRVVNGHPNVAPQTRERVEQAIRELGYRPNTAARALVTGSTRTLGFVTVTINQYGPAQTLVGLEQAARAAGYSLAVTVLDEATAEAMREAVDRFVAQSVDAVLALATYDDAAEALHQVHAPLPLVTVQSGGAVEEPAVGVDQVAGARLVTRHLLDLGHRTVHHVTGPADSQESRDRIRGWQAELASAGAPVPACLHGNWTPSSGHQAGLRLAERRRRGEDITAVFLANDQMALGLLAALHEEGLEVPGDVSVAGFDDLPEAPYLTPPLTTVRQDFAELGRRAVQLVLARLEGRELSLDPVPPVLLVRASSGPVPAGRTHTTV from the coding sequence ATGTCCGACGTCGCGGCCCGCGCCGGCGTCTCCCACCAGACGGTCTCCCGGGTCGTCAACGGGCACCCCAACGTGGCCCCGCAGACCCGCGAGCGCGTCGAGCAGGCCATCCGCGAGCTCGGCTACCGGCCCAACACCGCCGCGCGGGCCCTGGTCACCGGGTCCACCCGGACCCTCGGGTTCGTCACGGTGACCATCAACCAGTACGGCCCGGCGCAGACCCTGGTCGGCCTGGAGCAGGCGGCGCGGGCGGCCGGGTACTCCCTCGCCGTCACCGTGCTGGACGAGGCCACGGCGGAGGCGATGCGCGAGGCCGTCGACCGCTTCGTGGCCCAGTCGGTGGACGCGGTGCTGGCGCTGGCCACCTACGACGACGCGGCGGAGGCGCTGCACCAGGTGCACGCCCCGCTGCCGCTGGTGACCGTGCAGAGTGGCGGGGCGGTGGAGGAGCCGGCGGTCGGTGTCGACCAGGTCGCCGGCGCGCGGCTGGTCACCCGGCACCTGCTCGACCTGGGCCACCGCACCGTCCACCACGTCACCGGGCCGGCCGACTCCCAGGAGTCGCGGGATCGCATCCGCGGCTGGCAGGCGGAGCTGGCGTCGGCCGGCGCGCCCGTCCCGGCGTGCCTGCACGGCAACTGGACGCCGTCCTCGGGCCACCAGGCCGGCCTGCGGCTGGCCGAGCGGCGGCGCCGGGGGGAGGACATCACCGCGGTCTTCCTGGCCAACGACCAGATGGCCCTGGGCCTGCTCGCCGCCCTGCACGAGGAGGGGCTGGAGGTGCCGGGGGACGTCAGCGTGGCCGGCTTCGACGACCTCCCCGAGGCGCCGTACCTGACCCCGCCGCTGACCACGGTCCGGCAGGACTTCGCCGAGCTCGGCCGTCGGGCGGTGCAGTTGGTGCTCGCCCGCCTCGAGGGGCGGGAGCTGTCCCTGGACCCGGTGCCGCCGGTGCTGCTGGTCCGCGCGAGCAGCGGTCCCGTGCCGGCCGGGAGGACGCACACCACGGTGTGA
- a CDS encoding methyltransferase domain-containing protein: MDTYTHGHAEPVLQSHRWRTAENSAAYLLPHLRPGLDLLDVGCGPGTITVDLAERVAPGYVRAVDTSPEPLGEARALAAARGVPVEFAVGDAYALDAADDAFDVVHAHQVLQHLTDPVAALREMARVCRPGGLLAVRDVDYATVTWFPADAGLDRWLDLYHRVARHNGAEPDAGRRLLAWAHAAGLRAVTASAGAWCYASPAERDWWGRSWAGRATASAFAEQALAAELATPVELQEVAAAWRRWAASDDGWLGMLHGELLVRC, from the coding sequence GTGGACACCTACACGCACGGGCACGCGGAGCCGGTCCTGCAGTCCCACCGGTGGCGGACGGCGGAGAACTCCGCGGCGTACCTGCTCCCGCACCTGCGACCCGGTCTGGACCTGCTGGACGTCGGGTGCGGGCCCGGCACGATCACCGTCGACCTGGCCGAGCGCGTGGCGCCCGGCTACGTGCGCGCGGTCGACACCTCGCCGGAACCGCTCGGCGAGGCCCGGGCACTGGCCGCCGCGCGGGGCGTGCCGGTCGAGTTCGCCGTCGGTGACGCCTACGCCCTGGACGCGGCGGACGACGCGTTCGACGTGGTCCACGCCCACCAGGTGCTGCAGCACCTCACCGACCCGGTGGCGGCGCTGCGGGAGATGGCCCGCGTGTGCCGGCCCGGCGGGCTGCTCGCCGTCCGGGACGTCGACTACGCGACGGTCACCTGGTTCCCCGCCGACGCCGGCCTGGACCGCTGGCTGGACCTCTACCACCGGGTGGCCCGGCACAACGGCGCCGAACCCGACGCCGGACGACGGCTGCTGGCCTGGGCGCACGCGGCCGGGCTGCGTGCCGTCACCGCCTCCGCCGGCGCCTGGTGCTACGCCTCGCCGGCCGAACGGGACTGGTGGGGGAGGTCCTGGGCCGGCCGGGCGACGGCGTCGGCCTTCGCCGAGCAGGCGCTCGCCGCCGAGCTGGCCACGCCCGTCGAGCTGCAGGAGGTCGCGGCGGCCTGGCGGCGCTGGGCGGCCTCCGACGACGGCTGGCTCGGGATGCTGCACGGTGAGCTGCTCGTCCGCTGCTGA
- a CDS encoding FGGY-family carbohydrate kinase, with product MTTDAGEAVTGGRTALGIELGSTRIKAVLVGPDHAPLAVGSSDWQNQFVERRWTYPLEAVWAGVQQAVAALAEDVRRRHGADLAGVGALGVSAMMHGYLAFDADGGLLTPFRTWRNTDTGRAVERLSAEFGVNIPHRWSVAHLYQAILDGEEHVARLHSLTTLAGYVHRQLTGESVLGVGDASGVFPIRDGGYHPTLLERFDRLAAEAGVELTLADLLPRIASAGQPAGELTEAGAVLLDPAGRLRPGTPLCPPEGDAGTGMVATNSVAPRTGNVSAGTSVFAMVVLERELSRAHRELDLVTTPAGDPVAMVHCNNGASELDAWAGLFTEFARALGSPATPSEVFETLFAAALDGASDCGGMLAYNYLSGEPITELEEGRPLFVRSPDSRLDLATFVRTQLFSSLATLRIGVDVLRAEGVPIDRVFAHGGLFRTEGVAQRFLAAAIDTPVSVGDVAAEGGAWGMAVLAAFATRRAPGQPLADYLDTTVFAGAGVRTAEPDPADVAGFDAFLQRYVAGLPVERAAVAHLAPAVPTEEPR from the coding sequence ATGACGACGGACGCCGGGGAGGCGGTCACCGGGGGTCGTACCGCCCTGGGGATCGAGCTGGGGTCGACCCGCATCAAGGCGGTGCTCGTCGGCCCGGACCACGCCCCGCTCGCCGTCGGCAGCTCCGACTGGCAGAACCAGTTCGTCGAGCGGCGGTGGACGTACCCGCTGGAGGCCGTCTGGGCCGGGGTGCAGCAGGCCGTCGCCGCCCTGGCCGAGGACGTGCGGCGACGCCACGGGGCCGACCTCGCGGGGGTCGGCGCGCTCGGCGTGTCGGCGATGATGCACGGCTACCTGGCGTTCGACGCCGACGGTGGGCTGCTCACGCCCTTCCGCACCTGGCGCAACACCGACACGGGCCGGGCGGTGGAGCGGCTCAGCGCCGAGTTCGGCGTCAACATCCCGCACCGGTGGAGCGTCGCGCACCTCTACCAGGCGATCCTGGACGGCGAGGAGCACGTCGCCCGGCTCCACTCCCTGACCACGCTGGCCGGCTATGTGCACCGGCAGCTCACCGGCGAGTCCGTGCTGGGTGTCGGCGACGCCAGCGGGGTGTTCCCCATCCGGGACGGCGGTTACCACCCCACCCTGCTGGAGCGGTTCGACCGGCTGGCCGCGGAGGCCGGGGTCGAGCTGACGCTGGCCGACCTGCTGCCCCGGATCGCCTCCGCCGGCCAGCCGGCCGGCGAGCTCACCGAGGCCGGCGCGGTGCTGCTCGACCCGGCCGGGCGGCTGCGCCCCGGCACCCCGCTGTGCCCACCCGAGGGGGACGCGGGCACCGGGATGGTCGCGACCAACTCCGTCGCCCCGCGCACCGGCAACGTCTCCGCCGGGACGAGCGTCTTCGCCATGGTCGTGCTCGAGCGCGAGCTGTCCCGCGCGCACCGCGAGCTCGACCTCGTGACCACACCGGCCGGCGACCCGGTGGCCATGGTGCACTGCAACAACGGGGCCAGTGAGCTGGACGCCTGGGCCGGGCTGTTCACCGAGTTCGCGCGGGCGCTGGGGTCCCCGGCCACCCCGTCGGAGGTCTTCGAGACGCTGTTCGCCGCTGCCCTGGACGGCGCGAGCGACTGCGGCGGGATGCTGGCCTACAACTACCTCTCCGGGGAGCCGATCACCGAGCTGGAGGAGGGGCGGCCGCTGTTCGTGCGGTCCCCGGACAGCCGGCTCGACCTCGCCACCTTCGTGCGGACGCAGCTGTTCTCCTCCCTCGCCACGCTGCGGATCGGCGTGGACGTCCTGCGGGCCGAGGGCGTGCCGATCGACCGGGTGTTCGCGCACGGCGGCCTGTTCCGGACCGAGGGGGTGGCCCAGCGCTTCCTGGCCGCCGCGATCGACACCCCGGTGTCGGTCGGGGACGTCGCCGCCGAGGGTGGCGCCTGGGGCATGGCCGTCCTGGCCGCCTTCGCCACCCGGCGCGCACCGGGACAGCCCCTGGCCGACTACCTGGACACCACGGTCTTCGCCGGCGCCGGCGTGCGGACCGCCGAGCCCGACCCGGCCGACGTCGCCGGCTTCGACGCGTTCCTGCAGCGCTACGTCGCCGGGCTCCCGGTCGAGCGGGCCGCCGTGGCGCACCTGGCACCAGCCGTCCCGACCGAGGAGCCGCGATGA
- a CDS encoding FAD-binding oxidoreductase, whose translation MALDPGVLAELESIVGREHVRSGAGEVAPYARDATPLFSSPPDAVVFPARTAEVAAVLRLATAHRVPVVPRGAGSNLCAATVPLQGGILLVLTRMDRVLEISTDELLVRAEPGATTATVADAASAKGLLFAPDPGSRTVSTVGGNVATCAGGLRGLKYGVTRNYVLGLEVVLPTGEVIRTGGRLWKDVAGYDLTRLMTGSEGTLGVITEVTLALLPMPATASTGVAYFSSLADAGRAVTAILGHGVVPATLEFLDRTCIGAVEDYAKLGLRADAGALLLFGDDGEADAVERNLTRMGELCADEGALEVTVAKEVAQSEALLAARRCALPALSRLDTLTVLEDVTVPRPRLAEMVDRIDDVAARHDLVIGTFGHAGDGNLHPTAVVDVRDTEAAGRTHAAFAEIFTAAIDMDGTITGEHGVGAAKLPYLRQRLGDDQMALTRRIKTAFDPAGILNPGKVGS comes from the coding sequence ATGGCGCTGGATCCCGGTGTGCTGGCCGAACTGGAGTCGATCGTCGGCCGCGAGCACGTGCGGTCCGGGGCGGGTGAGGTCGCCCCCTACGCCCGCGACGCCACCCCGCTGTTCTCCTCCCCACCCGACGCGGTGGTCTTCCCGGCGCGCACCGCGGAGGTCGCCGCCGTGCTGCGGCTGGCCACCGCCCACCGCGTCCCGGTGGTGCCCCGCGGCGCCGGCTCGAACCTGTGCGCGGCCACCGTGCCGCTGCAGGGCGGCATCCTGCTGGTGCTCACCCGGATGGACCGCGTCCTGGAGATCAGCACCGACGAGCTGCTGGTCCGCGCCGAGCCCGGCGCCACCACCGCCACGGTCGCCGACGCCGCCTCGGCGAAGGGGCTGCTGTTCGCCCCGGACCCCGGCAGCCGCACCGTCTCCACCGTCGGCGGCAACGTGGCCACCTGCGCCGGCGGGCTGCGCGGCCTCAAGTACGGCGTCACCCGCAACTACGTGCTCGGCCTGGAGGTGGTGCTGCCCACCGGCGAGGTGATCCGCACCGGTGGCCGGCTGTGGAAGGACGTCGCCGGCTACGACCTGACCCGGCTGATGACCGGCTCGGAGGGCACGCTGGGGGTCATCACCGAGGTGACCCTGGCGCTGCTGCCGATGCCCGCCACCGCCAGCACCGGGGTGGCCTACTTCTCCTCGCTGGCCGACGCCGGCCGCGCGGTCACCGCGATCCTCGGCCACGGCGTGGTGCCGGCCACCCTGGAGTTCCTGGACCGCACGTGCATCGGCGCGGTGGAGGACTACGCGAAGCTGGGGCTGCGCGCCGACGCCGGCGCGCTGCTGCTGTTCGGGGACGACGGCGAGGCCGACGCCGTCGAGCGCAACCTGACCCGGATGGGCGAGCTGTGCGCCGACGAGGGTGCGCTGGAGGTCACGGTGGCCAAGGAGGTGGCCCAGTCCGAGGCGCTGCTGGCCGCCCGCCGCTGCGCGCTGCCGGCGCTGTCCCGGCTGGACACGCTCACCGTGCTGGAGGACGTCACCGTGCCCCGCCCGCGGCTGGCCGAGATGGTCGACCGGATCGACGACGTCGCCGCCCGGCACGACCTGGTGATCGGCACGTTCGGGCACGCCGGCGACGGCAACCTGCACCCGACCGCGGTGGTCGACGTCCGCGACACCGAGGCCGCCGGGCGCACCCACGCCGCCTTCGCGGAGATCTTCACCGCCGCGATCGACATGGACGGCACCATCACCGGCGAGCACGGCGTCGGCGCGGCCAAGCTGCCCTACCTGCGCCAGCGGCTGGGCGACGACCAGATGGCGCTGACGAGGCGGATCAAGACCGCCTTCGACCCGGCCGGCATCCTCAACCCCGGCAAGGTGGGCTCATGA
- a CDS encoding SDR family oxidoreductase, producing MDLFDLTGKVALVTGGTRGIGLMMARGLLQAGAAVYVSSRKPDAGEAAVAELSPYGRVASLPADVSSEEECLRLAAELGGREERLHVLVNNAGATWGAPFTEFPAAAWDKVLDLNLKAPFFLTRACLPLLEAAGTDDDPARVINVGSIDGLHAPSLPTFSYSASKAGVHHLTRVLAKELGPRHVTVNAVAPGPFESRMMAATLAARGAEIAASSPLGRIGRPDDMAGVAVYLASRAGAYVTGAVIPVDGGRATTL from the coding sequence GTGGACCTGTTCGACCTGACCGGGAAGGTCGCCCTGGTCACCGGGGGCACCCGCGGCATCGGCCTGATGATGGCCCGCGGCCTGCTGCAGGCCGGGGCCGCGGTGTACGTCAGCTCCCGCAAGCCCGACGCCGGGGAGGCCGCCGTCGCGGAGCTGTCGCCGTACGGCCGGGTCGCGTCGCTCCCCGCGGACGTCTCCTCGGAGGAGGAGTGCCTGCGGCTGGCCGCGGAGCTGGGCGGCCGCGAGGAGCGGCTGCACGTGCTGGTCAACAACGCCGGGGCCACCTGGGGCGCGCCGTTCACCGAGTTCCCCGCCGCGGCCTGGGACAAGGTGCTCGACCTCAACCTCAAGGCGCCGTTCTTCCTCACCCGGGCCTGCCTGCCGCTGCTGGAGGCCGCCGGCACCGACGACGACCCGGCGCGCGTCATCAACGTCGGCAGCATCGACGGGCTGCACGCGCCGTCCCTGCCCACGTTCTCCTACTCGGCCAGCAAGGCCGGCGTACACCACCTGACCCGCGTGCTGGCCAAGGAGCTCGGCCCGCGGCACGTCACCGTCAACGCCGTCGCCCCGGGGCCGTTCGAGTCCAGGATGATGGCCGCCACGCTGGCCGCCCGCGGCGCGGAGATCGCCGCGTCGTCGCCGCTGGGGCGCATCGGCCGACCCGACGACATGGCCGGCGTCGCGGTCTACCTGGCCAGCCGCGCCGGTGCCTACGTCACCGGCGCGGTCATCCCCGTCGACGGCGGCCGCGCCACCACGCTCTGA
- a CDS encoding aromatic acid exporter family protein, giving the protein MQRGVRAALAAGVAWQVAVLLPPWFSEYAYYAPLGAVIAVHPTIADSVSAAWRSVLAILTGFALAVALYELTRAVPNALTIALIVAVAIAVEQGRLWREQASWVSFAAVLMITVGLDDPGAYVLRYAGLTLLGAVIGVLVTTVLFPPMQLTRAVEAIAAARSLLAAHLEGIAATLRDGRVPEPDEWAGRSRALDGALERVRAAEAAVERARRANPRARRWQGRAAGIREESRAVDRVAVLVDDLTSLVVEFQPHRRGVDRVEAGTGWVLADALDGLAGVVRTPHHSTDGTVPDRRDERIADAEAALDRLVGLLRTTRPADEDGFLALGAVAVGVRRGLTALGAHRRQPLRA; this is encoded by the coding sequence GTGCAGCGCGGGGTCCGGGCGGCGCTGGCGGCCGGGGTGGCCTGGCAGGTCGCCGTCCTGCTGCCGCCGTGGTTCAGCGAGTACGCCTACTACGCGCCGCTGGGCGCGGTGATCGCGGTGCACCCCACGATCGCGGACTCGGTGAGCGCCGCGTGGCGCAGCGTGCTGGCCATCCTCACCGGCTTCGCGCTCGCCGTGGCGCTCTACGAGCTCACCCGGGCGGTGCCGAACGCGCTGACCATCGCGCTGATCGTCGCGGTGGCCATCGCCGTCGAGCAGGGGCGGCTGTGGCGCGAGCAGGCGAGCTGGGTCAGCTTCGCCGCCGTCCTGATGATCACCGTCGGCCTGGACGACCCCGGGGCCTACGTGCTGCGCTACGCCGGCCTGACCCTGCTCGGCGCGGTGATCGGCGTGCTGGTCACCACGGTGCTGTTCCCGCCGATGCAGCTCACCCGCGCCGTCGAGGCCATCGCCGCCGCCCGCTCGCTGCTCGCCGCGCACCTCGAGGGGATCGCCGCGACGCTGCGCGACGGCCGGGTGCCCGAGCCCGACGAGTGGGCCGGCCGGTCGCGGGCGCTGGACGGCGCGCTGGAGCGGGTGCGCGCCGCCGAGGCCGCCGTCGAGCGGGCCCGCCGGGCCAACCCGCGCGCCCGCCGCTGGCAGGGCCGGGCCGCCGGCATCCGGGAGGAGTCCCGCGCGGTGGACCGGGTCGCCGTCCTCGTCGACGACCTCACCTCGCTGGTCGTGGAGTTCCAGCCGCACCGGCGCGGGGTCGACCGGGTCGAGGCCGGTACCGGCTGGGTGCTCGCCGACGCGCTGGACGGGCTGGCCGGCGTCGTGCGCACCCCGCACCACAGCACCGACGGGACGGTGCCGGACCGCCGCGACGAGCGGATCGCCGACGCGGAGGCGGCGCTGGACCGGCTGGTCGGCCTGCTGCGCACCACCCGGCCGGCGGACGAGGACGGTTTCCTCGCGCTGGGCGCGGTGGCCGTCGGCGTGCGCCGGGGGCTCACCGCCCTCGGCGCCCACCGCCGGCAGCCCCTGCGCGCGTGA